One Heyndrickxia oleronia genomic window, AGATAGAGCAAAATGAAAAAGTCATCGTACTGTATGTAAAGGATCTACAGGTTGGAAGACAACAACTACTTAAAATGGCAAGTGAAGAGAATTGGCCATTAGATAGTTTTGATTTATGTCAACTTTCGTTAGAAGAGATATTTAGAAAAGTGGTGAAAGAATGAATCAATTTTTTATTTTTATAAAAAAAGAAAACACTGAGTCCTTGAGAAACTATAGATGGTTATGGATGCCTTTACTATTTATCCTTTTAGGGATTATGCAACCAGTTACAACTTACTATTTGCCTAAAATTATTGATTCCTTAGGAGATCTACCGGAAGGTACAGTGATAGAAATACCATTACCACATGCACCTGAGGTTTTATTCAGTACTTTAACCCAACAATTTAATATGATTGGTTTACTGGTAATAGTTTTAGCTTTTATGTCTTCTGTTACGGCAGAAAGGAAAAATGGTAGTGCTGCACTGATATTAGTGAAACCAGTTTCATTTTCTTCCTATATGATCGCAAAATGGGTGATGGCTTTACTTATTGTTTGGTTTTCTTACTTTATGGGAATGATGGCAAATTGGTATTATACATACCAATTATTTGAATTAGTAAATCTATCACTTATGCTTAAAGGAATGTTCCTATATGGGTTATGGCTAACATTAATTGTAACCTTAATCTTTTTCTTCGGAAGTATGTCAAATACCTCTGGAGTTACTGCAGCTTTAACACTTGTCGTTACAATCGTTCTGAGCTTTCTTTCTTCGGTTTTATCTGAAAAATTAGATTGGATACCCTCAAATATCCTAAAATATACAGGAGAATTATGGACGAATGGCTATCTAAGTAAAGGAACAATTCCTACGGTTATCATTACTATATGTTTAATTATCATACTGATTGTATCTTCTCTATCAATTTTTAAAAGAAAAGAATTAATTTAGAAGTAACTAGATAGGAATATATTCTTGTTATATTCATATAATAGAAAGAATCTTCATTGATAGGGTGAATTGAAAGATGAATATAAAAGAATACTATTCCTATAAGACTAAATTATATTTGCAGCAAATAATCATTATCGGGATATATATGACCATTTGTTTATTTATTCTTTTGAATACTAGTTTTTCCTTAATCGCTAAATGGGCAGTATGTCTTCTTTTTATTGTTATCCTCTATTATTTAATAAAATATTATTATTATGTCTTTCGCGAAATAAAATCTTCTATTCCATTTGATTCTCAAGAGAAAGAGTTACCTTCTTATGATCGCTTCTTATTCGTTCTTTCTGCAACTCCCTTTCTACAATTGAAATTTTTTAAAAGTAATGGACTTTGCGCATGGAAGATTGCACCTTATAATACAAACGGTAAGAAGTGGAGTAACCTCAATCATACATTTAAAAGTATGTATATGATCCAAAATCACAGTGGAAGCAACTGTGTATACATTGAAATAAGTAAAAACAAGAAGAAAGCTACAAAAATGATTCTACCATCGAAAACAATAGAAATGTATCCTAAGAAAGAAAATTG contains:
- a CDS encoding ABC transporter permease, encoding MNQFFIFIKKENTESLRNYRWLWMPLLFILLGIMQPVTTYYLPKIIDSLGDLPEGTVIEIPLPHAPEVLFSTLTQQFNMIGLLVIVLAFMSSVTAERKNGSAALILVKPVSFSSYMIAKWVMALLIVWFSYFMGMMANWYYTYQLFELVNLSLMLKGMFLYGLWLTLIVTLIFFFGSMSNTSGVTAALTLVVTIVLSFLSSVLSEKLDWIPSNILKYTGELWTNGYLSKGTIPTVIITICLIIILIVSSLSIFKRKELI